Proteins encoded within one genomic window of Spirulina major PCC 6313:
- a CDS encoding alpha/beta hydrolase: MVFDAIALPPRNGQPPDHLLVALHGWGANRYDLAGLAPYLNLPTYQFIFPNAPFAHPQVPGGRAWYALEYSNIPAFELRQLTGLEEARQQLRDWLPTLEAETGIPLTKTVLLGFSQGGAMALDVGLQLPLAGLCSISGYPHTPLMVTADPVPPVLVVHGQVDPVVPLVAARQVQQELTAAQVPLTYRELPAMGHDIPPQALALVQQFITALG, from the coding sequence ATGGTCTTTGATGCGATCGCTCTCCCGCCCCGTAATGGTCAACCCCCCGATCATCTCCTCGTCGCTCTTCACGGCTGGGGTGCAAACCGCTACGACCTCGCTGGGTTAGCCCCCTACCTCAACCTGCCCACCTATCAATTCATCTTTCCCAACGCCCCCTTTGCCCATCCCCAAGTCCCCGGCGGGCGGGCTTGGTATGCCCTGGAATACAGCAACATCCCAGCGTTTGAACTGCGCCAACTCACCGGCCTAGAGGAAGCCCGCCAACAGCTTCGGGATTGGCTGCCGACATTAGAGGCGGAAACGGGCATTCCCTTGACGAAAACGGTGCTATTGGGGTTTTCCCAAGGGGGCGCGATGGCTCTCGATGTGGGGCTACAGTTGCCCCTCGCGGGCCTTTGCAGCATCAGCGGCTATCCCCACACCCCGCTCATGGTGACGGCTGACCCGGTGCCGCCGGTTTTGGTGGTGCATGGCCAGGTTGATCCAGTCGTGCCGTTGGTGGCGGCGCGGCAGGTACAGCAGGAACTCACCGCCGCCCAAGTGCCGCTAACCTATCGAGAATTGCCCGCGATGGGCCACGACATCCCGCCCCAAGCCCTCGCCCTCGTTCAACAATTCATTACGGCGTTGGGGTAG
- a CDS encoding DUF2752 domain-containing protein: MMTPPPRPPALQRHPLDRVSRHVRLAGLSMVTSPILGAYFFGHGGGSSPFFCPVLKVTGVPCPGCGMTRSFVALARGDFDGAIAFHLFGPLVFTACVGIAIHLSLELYTGQKIRYPALADWLQRQRVTLLVLMALLTYHGLRLWSLAQSGELATSIAAAPLHRWFSGL; this comes from the coding sequence ATGATGACCCCCCCCCCTCGACCTCCGGCACTTCAGCGTCACCCCTTAGATCGAGTCAGTCGCCATGTGCGGCTGGCTGGGTTATCTATGGTGACCTCTCCGATTTTAGGGGCCTATTTCTTTGGCCATGGGGGCGGCTCATCCCCCTTCTTTTGTCCGGTGTTGAAGGTGACGGGGGTTCCCTGTCCAGGCTGTGGAATGACACGCTCCTTTGTGGCCCTGGCGCGGGGGGATTTTGACGGGGCGATCGCCTTTCATCTCTTTGGCCCCCTGGTGTTTACCGCCTGTGTGGGCATCGCAATCCACCTCAGCCTTGAACTCTACACCGGCCAAAAAATTCGCTATCCTGCCTTGGCGGACTGGCTCCAACGGCAACGGGTGACATTGCTAGTGTTAATGGCGTTGCTGACCTATCACGGCCTACGATTGTGGAGTTTAGCCCAGTCCGGCGAATTGGCCACGAGCATCGCCGCCGCGCCACTCCACCGATGGTTTTCAGGATTATAG
- a CDS encoding TM2 domain-containing protein codes for MGYTKLGIFQIITCGGCGIWALIDFIQILTGGLKDSDGRDLQDS; via the coding sequence TTGGGCTACACCAAGCTCGGCATCTTTCAAATCATTACCTGTGGCGGTTGCGGCATCTGGGCCTTAATTGATTTTATTCAAATTTTGACAGGTGGCTTGAAAGACAGCGACGGTCGAGATTTGCAAGATTCTTAG
- a CDS encoding RNA-guided endonuclease InsQ/TnpB family protein codes for MKTLKFKLYQHKRNRYLKRTINAAGRIYNHCVALHKRYYRMWGKHLNCARLQKHIAKLRKRNPWWLQVGSQAVQDICQRIEKAYQLFFKHKDRSVRPPNFKKTRKYKSFTLKQAGYKFLGGNRVRIGNKVYQYWNSRPIEGKVKTVTIKRTPLGELFMIVTVDTLSEPQVKTETGQIAGFDFGLKTFLTCSEGFKIDAPLFFKQSLNAVRKASRELSRKQKGSANRERARLNLARKHEDIAHRRRDWFWKLAHQLTNQFDVLCFETLNLKAMQRLWGRKVSDLAFREFLQILEWVATKKGKRVVYVDRWFPSSKTGSSCGHILEHLDLETRHWRCPSCSTENDRDENAAMNIKVAGASAIGLGDVRQALPAIAV; via the coding sequence ATGAAAACGCTCAAGTTCAAGCTCTACCAGCATAAGCGGAATAGATACCTCAAGCGGACAATCAATGCCGCAGGGCGTATCTACAACCATTGTGTTGCCCTCCACAAACGGTACTACCGAATGTGGGGCAAGCACTTGAACTGCGCCCGACTGCAAAAACACATCGCCAAGCTTCGGAAACGGAACCCCTGGTGGTTGCAGGTGGGTTCTCAAGCCGTACAGGATATCTGCCAACGAATTGAGAAAGCGTATCAACTGTTCTTCAAACACAAAGATAGAAGCGTTCGACCGCCCAACTTCAAGAAAACCCGAAAATACAAATCCTTCACCCTCAAGCAAGCTGGGTACAAATTCCTCGGTGGCAACCGGGTCAGGATTGGGAACAAAGTCTATCAATATTGGAACTCTCGTCCCATTGAGGGCAAGGTCAAGACCGTGACGATTAAACGAACTCCCTTGGGAGAACTGTTCATGATTGTCACGGTAGATACCCTGTCAGAACCCCAAGTCAAAACCGAGACAGGTCAAATTGCTGGTTTTGATTTTGGACTTAAGACGTTTCTGACCTGTTCTGAGGGATTCAAGATTGATGCCCCCTTGTTCTTCAAGCAGTCACTCAATGCAGTTCGCAAAGCGAGTCGAGAGTTGTCCCGTAAGCAAAAGGGTTCAGCGAATCGGGAACGTGCCCGATTAAACTTAGCCCGCAAGCATGAAGATATTGCCCATCGACGGCGGGACTGGTTTTGGAAGTTAGCCCATCAACTGACGAATCAGTTTGATGTGCTGTGTTTTGAAACCTTGAACCTCAAGGCGATGCAGCGGCTTTGGGGGCGTAAGGTGAGTGATTTGGCGTTTCGGGAGTTTCTGCAAATCCTGGAGTGGGTGGCGACGAAGAAGGGGAAGCGGGTGGTCTATGTTGACCGCTGGTTCCCTTCGAGCAAGACCGGTTCAAGTTGTGGTCATATTTTGGAGCATCTGGATTTAGAGACTCGCCATTGGCGGTGTCCCAGTTGCTCGACAGAGAATGACCGGGATGAGAATGCGGCGATGAATATTAAAGTGGCTGGGGCTTCAGCCATTGGGTTAGGTGATGTCAGACAGGCGTTGCCTGCTATTGCTGTTTGA
- a CDS encoding NINE protein, producing the protein MSSSNSPPKSKVVAALLCFFLGFLGVHRFYECKAYIPRFPNGGYKRRAEFIQP; encoded by the coding sequence ATGAGTTCTTCAAATTCGCCTCCTAAATCAAAGGTTGTCGCAGCACTCCTCTGCTTTTTTCTCGGTTTTCTGGGTGTTCATCGGTTTTACGAATGTAAAGCTTATATCCCCCGTTTTCCAAACGGGGGATATAAGCGAAGGGCTGAATTTATTCAGCCGTGA
- a CDS encoding PAS domain S-box protein, translating into MSADLPPILGLADILAQSPCAIAVLDQTLRYHWMSDRWQVDYGLDAASVGQPYDRSNPVPESWPAALQQALTGTPQQGCDRHPLPTGETVAMQWTITPWRTAGTISGVIIHSQQQPDLTPSPLAHPQTPEDINDVAWAEIFNLSPNLICLVDGDGHLLHLNQAWEITLGWSVEQLRSAPVIDWIHPDDVQSTLEIMQRVNQGEICVSFENRYRRQDGSYCWLAWTAARIESQGCIYGLARDVSDRKKTQTAINAQQELLQNIIDTTPQWLVVKDNQGRFVVVNQAMAKVWGTTPDQLIGKCDADLIANPDEVAQILRDDQWVRENRHDKIIPEESLTDAAGNVRWVRTSKHPLKLSNQTDPYLLVSIYDITDRKQSEEALRQSEQRYQVLAETAPVGIFHSDAAGRCTYVNQQICILMGLNFIAIQGQHWMAVIHPQDRDRVKNEWSRAQSENQCFQSEYRFLRPDQSVRWVYTQVQTIVDAEQDGQITGYVGTCTDVTERKLAEAELQRYKQAVDSASDAISLTDLIGRVIYVNDAFQALYDCDDLEQLRQQGGLIGLFTDAGLMDEIITAATAGRGWSCEIEQRSLTGRPLQVALRANPIRSNQDQIVGLVVIATDIHDRKEAEAALQASEATNQAILKAIPDLMFRLSDDGVFLDYIPPDSFRDILSADCERTGRHIADVVPADLAQRNLYYAKRAIATQTLQVYEQTVNIDGETQFEEVRVVPIEADQTLFIVRDISDRKRIEASLLDFAQRLQSQVQREQFLNRLSAQIRSSLEQPAEAIIQQAIEAIRSILAIDRVHFAWYITNVETPYWDVIAESREAEMPDFKGIYPADQVGPMAEILLRLEIICEDDVSAIPDPIYRQLVESLNYRSVLVVPLEVQSGIIGVLVCSHSQEIRHWHDTEIDLVKSAINQLAIATNQALLYAQSRASNEELRQTLEELNRTQSQLIQTEKMSSLGQLVAGVAHEINNPVNFIYGNIDHARDYINDLLQLIALYQQHYPDPQLIIADHIDDIDLPFLLDDLPKMLQSMRVGAERIKEIVASLRTFSRMDESEMKAVDIHDGIESTLMILHNRLKSKPHSAGIEVIRDYGDLPKVECYAGQLNQVFMNILSNAIDALLDQSDDNQAPTITIQTRLHPAENQVEIRIQDNGTGIDPNHISRLFNPFFTTKEIGKGTGLGLSISYQIITEKHGGTLHCESNLGSGTCFIIVIPLQQTLQPVRQSR; encoded by the coding sequence ATGTCTGCCGATCTTCCTCCGATTCTCGGTTTAGCCGATATTTTGGCGCAGTCTCCCTGTGCGATCGCAGTGTTAGATCAAACCCTGCGCTATCACTGGATGAGTGACCGTTGGCAGGTAGACTATGGCCTCGATGCAGCCTCGGTGGGCCAGCCCTATGACCGGAGCAACCCTGTACCGGAGAGTTGGCCCGCTGCCCTACAGCAGGCCTTGACCGGCACGCCTCAACAGGGATGCGATCGCCACCCCCTCCCCACGGGCGAAACCGTAGCAATGCAATGGACAATCACCCCATGGCGCACCGCAGGCACGATCAGCGGCGTAATCATCCACAGTCAACAACAACCCGACTTGACCCCGTCGCCGCTTGCCCATCCCCAAACCCCAGAGGATATCAATGATGTCGCTTGGGCCGAAATTTTCAATCTTTCCCCCAACTTAATCTGCCTGGTGGATGGGGACGGGCATTTGCTCCATCTCAATCAGGCTTGGGAGATCACCCTCGGTTGGTCGGTGGAGCAGCTTCGTTCAGCGCCGGTGATCGATTGGATTCATCCCGATGATGTGCAATCAACCCTAGAGATTATGCAACGGGTCAATCAGGGGGAGATCTGTGTGTCCTTTGAAAATCGCTACCGTCGTCAGGATGGTTCCTATTGTTGGTTGGCGTGGACGGCGGCGAGGATAGAGTCTCAGGGGTGCATTTATGGGCTGGCGCGGGATGTGAGCGATCGCAAAAAAACCCAAACCGCCATCAACGCCCAACAGGAATTACTCCAAAACATCATTGACACAACCCCTCAATGGCTGGTGGTGAAAGACAATCAAGGCCGGTTCGTGGTGGTGAATCAGGCCATGGCCAAGGTCTGGGGAACCACGCCGGATCAATTAATCGGGAAGTGCGATGCGGATTTGATCGCTAACCCGGACGAAGTGGCTCAGATTCTCCGGGATGATCAATGGGTGCGGGAGAATCGTCACGATAAAATCATCCCGGAAGAATCCCTGACCGATGCGGCGGGGAATGTGCGTTGGGTGCGCACGAGTAAGCATCCGTTGAAGTTGTCGAACCAAACTGATCCCTATCTTTTGGTGTCGATCTATGACATTACCGATCGCAAACAGTCGGAAGAAGCCCTGCGCCAGAGTGAGCAACGCTATCAAGTGTTGGCAGAAACGGCCCCGGTGGGCATTTTCCATAGTGATGCGGCCGGGCGCTGTACCTATGTGAATCAGCAGATTTGTATTTTGATGGGGCTGAATTTTATCGCCATCCAAGGACAACATTGGATGGCGGTGATTCACCCTCAGGATCGCGATCGCGTCAAAAACGAATGGAGCCGGGCCCAATCGGAAAACCAATGTTTTCAATCGGAATATCGGTTTTTGCGGCCCGATCAGTCTGTGCGCTGGGTCTATACCCAAGTGCAGACGATTGTTGATGCGGAACAGGATGGTCAAATCACCGGCTATGTGGGCACTTGCACCGATGTGACCGAGCGCAAGCTCGCTGAGGCTGAGTTACAACGCTACAAGCAAGCGGTGGATAGTGCGAGTGATGCCATTAGCCTGACGGATTTGATCGGCCGGGTGATCTATGTGAATGATGCGTTTCAAGCCCTGTATGATTGCGATGATCTTGAGCAATTGCGACAACAGGGGGGGTTGATCGGGTTGTTTACCGATGCGGGGTTGATGGATGAGATCATCACCGCAGCCACGGCGGGGCGGGGTTGGAGTTGCGAGATTGAACAGCGATCGCTCACCGGTCGCCCGTTACAGGTGGCCCTGCGGGCCAATCCCATTCGCAGCAACCAAGACCAGATTGTCGGGTTAGTGGTGATTGCCACGGATATTCACGATCGCAAAGAAGCCGAAGCCGCCCTCCAAGCCAGTGAAGCCACGAACCAAGCCATCCTCAAAGCCATCCCGGATCTGATGTTCCGTCTCAGTGACGATGGCGTTTTTCTGGACTATATCCCCCCCGATTCATTTCGGGATATTCTCTCGGCTGACTGTGAGCGGACGGGGCGACACATCGCCGATGTCGTGCCTGCGGATTTGGCGCAACGCAATCTCTACTATGCAAAACGTGCGATCGCAACACAAACCCTCCAGGTCTACGAACAGACGGTAAATATCGACGGTGAGACTCAATTTGAGGAAGTGCGGGTCGTCCCCATTGAGGCGGATCAGACCTTATTTATTGTGCGCGATATTAGCGATCGCAAACGGATCGAAGCCTCCCTCCTCGACTTTGCCCAACGCCTCCAATCCCAAGTTCAGCGGGAGCAATTTCTCAATCGCCTCTCGGCCCAAATTCGCAGTTCCCTCGAACAGCCCGCCGAAGCCATTATTCAACAGGCGATCGAAGCTATCCGCAGCATCCTCGCCATTGATCGCGTTCATTTTGCCTGGTACATCACCAACGTTGAAACACCCTATTGGGACGTGATCGCCGAATCCCGCGAAGCAGAAATGCCCGATTTTAAAGGCATCTATCCTGCCGATCAGGTCGGCCCCATGGCTGAAATTCTGCTCCGCCTTGAGATCATTTGTGAAGATGATGTCAGCGCGATTCCCGATCCCATTTATCGGCAGCTTGTGGAATCCCTCAACTATCGATCCGTACTCGTGGTTCCCCTCGAAGTGCAATCAGGAATCATTGGCGTGCTCGTCTGTAGCCATAGCCAAGAAATTCGCCATTGGCACGATACTGAAATTGACCTTGTTAAATCTGCGATTAATCAATTAGCGATCGCCACCAACCAAGCCCTCCTCTACGCCCAAAGCCGCGCCAGCAACGAAGAACTGCGCCAAACCCTCGAAGAACTCAACCGCACCCAATCCCAACTCATCCAAACCGAAAAAATGTCCAGTTTGGGGCAACTCGTGGCCGGAGTCGCCCACGAAATCAACAACCCCGTCAACTTCATCTACGGCAACATTGACCACGCCCGCGACTACATCAACGACCTCCTCCAACTGATCGCCCTCTACCAACAGCACTACCCCGACCCCCAACTGATCATCGCCGATCATATCGACGACATCGATCTCCCCTTCCTCCTTGATGATCTCCCGAAAATGCTCCAATCCATGCGCGTCGGCGCAGAACGAATCAAAGAAATCGTCGCCTCGTTGCGCACCTTCTCCCGCATGGACGAATCCGAAATGAAAGCCGTCGATATTCACGACGGCATCGAAAGCACCCTGATGATCTTGCACAATCGGCTCAAATCAAAACCTCACTCTGCGGGGATTGAAGTGATTCGTGACTATGGCGATTTACCCAAAGTCGAATGCTATGCCGGTCAACTCAATCAGGTGTTTATGAACATCTTGAGTAATGCGATCGATGCCCTTCTCGATCAATCCGACGACAACCAAGCCCCAACGATCACCATCCAAACACGCCTCCACCCCGCCGAAAATCAAGTCGAAATCAGGATTCAAGACAATGGAACTGGCATCGATCCTAATCACATCAGCCGTCTCTTTAATCCATTTTTTACCACCAAGGAAATAGGCAAAGGCACCGGGCTGGGGCTTTCAATTAGCTATCAAATTATTACCGAAAAACACGGCGGAACCTTACACTGTGAATCCAATTTAGGGTCTGGGACTTGTTTTATCATTGTGATTCCTCTCCAGCAAACCTTACAGCCAGTTCGACAATCTCGATAA
- a CDS encoding DUF2079 domain-containing protein — MQSLILFSCASIRHLLFNSHAFDLGWFDQATYLISMGKPPIVSFSGFHILGDHGAWIFYPLAALYWIYPSVYWLFAVQAIALSLGGILAAKLAQQAGLSSGHTVAIALVYNLYPVVFNANLFDFHPDTLAIPAILGAVLALRSRRFLTFLGCILLILGCKAILSLTVVGLGLWIVLGERPKWYGFWAMLLATAWFIFTTQWIFPHFTGMDAAVEMSDGRYDYLGDSIGEIIQTLILQPHRILGPVLSLANLEYLVLLFAPIFWILRPRYSLPLIGAAPALILNLITTYQPQKDLVHQYALPILPFFILTAIAILNHHPKSFIYRPKFLIAWATIGFLALGKYYHFGSLYLEKLDTWATMRDAIAQIEPRSGVITQGEYAPHLTHRPEIYLIDTTLPQRDLTPIDAILLNRRHPGEFPDTIEAAQRYLQSRPDFTVTYSKNDVFLFQKIVPGSPQ, encoded by the coding sequence GTGCAGAGTCTGATTCTCTTTAGCTGCGCCTCAATTCGGCATCTTCTGTTTAATTCCCATGCTTTTGATCTAGGCTGGTTTGATCAAGCAACCTATCTGATTTCGATGGGCAAACCTCCCATTGTGTCCTTTTCCGGCTTCCATATTCTCGGTGATCATGGGGCGTGGATTTTTTATCCCCTCGCTGCCTTGTATTGGATCTATCCATCGGTGTATTGGCTCTTTGCCGTGCAAGCGATCGCCCTTTCTTTGGGGGGCATCCTCGCGGCTAAACTAGCGCAACAAGCCGGATTATCCTCAGGTCACACCGTTGCGATCGCCCTGGTTTACAACCTCTATCCTGTGGTTTTCAACGCGAATCTCTTTGATTTTCACCCCGATACCCTCGCAATTCCAGCCATTTTAGGAGCCGTGCTAGCGTTGCGATCGCGGCGTTTCTTGACCTTTTTAGGCTGTATTTTGTTAATCCTTGGTTGCAAAGCCATTTTGTCACTAACGGTGGTTGGTTTAGGCCTATGGATTGTATTGGGGGAGCGGCCCAAATGGTATGGATTCTGGGCCATGCTCTTAGCAACTGCGTGGTTTATCTTTACCACCCAATGGATTTTTCCCCACTTCACCGGTATGGATGCGGCAGTGGAAATGTCCGATGGCCGCTATGACTATTTAGGGGATTCCATTGGTGAAATCATTCAAACCCTCATTTTACAGCCACACCGCATTCTCGGCCCAGTGTTGAGTTTGGCTAACTTAGAATATTTAGTGCTACTATTTGCGCCGATCTTTTGGATTTTACGACCTCGCTATAGCCTGCCGTTAATCGGTGCAGCCCCCGCCCTAATCTTAAATTTAATTACTACCTATCAACCCCAAAAAGACCTCGTTCATCAATACGCTCTGCCGATTTTACCCTTCTTCATTCTCACTGCGATCGCCATTCTCAACCACCACCCCAAATCCTTCATCTACCGGCCTAAATTTCTCATTGCTTGGGCAACGATTGGCTTTCTCGCCCTCGGTAAATATTATCATTTCGGCAGTCTCTATCTTGAAAAGCTCGATACTTGGGCAACGATGCGAGATGCGATCGCCCAAATCGAACCCCGTAGCGGCGTGATCACCCAAGGCGAATACGCCCCTCACCTCACCCATCGCCCTGAAATTTATCTCATTGACACCACCCTACCCCAGCGCGATCTCACCCCCATCGACGCGATTTTATTGAATCGTCGGCATCCCGGTGAATTTCCTGATACGATTGAAGCCGCTCAACGCTATCTTCAAAGCCGCCCTGATTTCACTGTGACCTACAGCAAAAACGATGTCTTTCTCTTTCAAAAAATCGTTCCTGGTTCCCCTCAATAA
- a CDS encoding pentapeptide repeat-containing protein, translating into MTAALVFVNSFPDLATLHLILNQSDDRTTLQLQLQVCPQWLPLGAGRVHWALRGSGLHLTLPHLPASESMTSEFGPVEISGDRTLHWSLTFPPQAHHLDQTLLTLPHPPQDLQLDLVPRLADCAVLATEGLWTRDLSPNQQAIAKRAIVKALWSALPPFLCRITTDSPPASPAQFPTTIPTLETILTTSTAGILDLAQLAQLDPAVDFAGGDFLGVDLQEADLSGADLRGVNLRGADLSDADLSGANLSGANLSGADLSGAFLENANLSGANLQRASLALVSLAGVNLSQANLCGATVSETVWTGATLTQMTLGDNLGLTPTAQQQLIERGAIAP; encoded by the coding sequence ATGACTGCTGCTTTGGTTTTCGTTAATTCTTTCCCCGATTTGGCGACGCTGCACCTGATCTTGAATCAGTCTGACGATCGCACGACGCTGCAATTACAACTTCAGGTTTGTCCGCAATGGTTACCCCTCGGCGCGGGACGGGTTCATTGGGCGTTGCGGGGTAGTGGGCTACATTTGACGTTGCCCCATTTACCAGCTTCGGAGTCGATGACCTCGGAGTTTGGCCCGGTGGAAATTAGCGGCGATCGCACCCTGCATTGGTCGCTCACCTTCCCTCCCCAAGCCCATCACTTGGATCAAACCCTCCTTACCCTGCCCCATCCGCCCCAGGATCTTCAACTGGATCTCGTGCCCCGGTTGGCGGACTGTGCTGTCTTGGCAACGGAAGGGTTGTGGACTCGTGATCTGAGTCCGAATCAACAGGCGATCGCCAAACGTGCGATCGTTAAAGCCCTCTGGTCTGCCCTACCGCCCTTCCTCTGCCGCATCACCACCGACTCCCCCCCCGCCTCCCCTGCCCAATTTCCCACCACCATCCCCACCTTAGAGACAATTCTCACGACATCCACCGCTGGGATTCTCGACCTGGCCCAGTTGGCCCAGCTTGATCCTGCCGTTGACTTTGCTGGGGGTGATTTTCTCGGCGTGGATTTGCAAGAAGCCGATTTAAGCGGGGCAGACTTGCGCGGGGTGAATCTGCGCGGGGCGGATCTCAGCGATGCGGATCTCAGCGGGGCAAACCTGAGCGGGGCAAACCTGAGCGGGGCGGACTTGAGCGGCGCATTTTTGGAAAACGCCAACCTGAGCGGGGCAAATCTTCAGCGGGCGAGCTTGGCTCTGGTGTCCTTGGCGGGGGTGAACCTCAGCCAGGCGAATCTATGCGGGGCAACGGTTAGCGAAACCGTCTGGACGGGGGCGACCCTGACTCAGATGACGCTGGGGGATAATTTAGGGTTAACGCCCACGGCGCAGCAGCAGTTGATCGAACGGGGGGCGATCGCACCATAG
- a CDS encoding tRNA-binding protein, whose product MHEASYADFLTLEIHTGTIIQAEPFPAARKPAYRLWIDFGPLGVKKSSAQITDLYTPDSLIGRMITAITNIPPRQIANFMSEVLVLGVVQVDGSVVLLEPERPVAAGQRIA is encoded by the coding sequence ATGCACGAGGCAAGTTACGCCGATTTTTTGACACTGGAAATCCACACCGGCACAATCATCCAGGCGGAACCCTTCCCCGCCGCCCGCAAACCCGCCTATCGCCTTTGGATCGACTTTGGCCCCTTGGGGGTGAAAAAATCCAGCGCCCAAATCACCGATCTATACACCCCCGACAGTCTGATCGGGCGCATGATCACTGCCATCACTAACATTCCTCCCCGCCAAATTGCCAATTTTATGTCCGAGGTGTTGGTGTTGGGGGTGGTGCAGGTGGATGGATCGGTGGTGCTGTTGGAGCCGGAGCGGCCCGTGGCGGCGGGGCAACGGATTGCCTAA
- a CDS encoding FHA domain-containing protein, producing MTAPTPKLQQEHLLIVDDARGRRSVPLLTESYLIGRDRSCDIHLSSQFVSRHHAVLNRKTRSDGTVLYQIVDGDTKGRPSVNGLLINGKKLSIHNLQHGDEVVFGPQVSAIYQSRIFPAQTNADNLPVMSPEDPFDITLIDPAMMSGDTETAKHQDDILLDPEQDTASNRKDV from the coding sequence ATGACTGCACCGACACCAAAATTGCAGCAAGAACATTTACTGATCGTTGATGATGCCAGGGGACGGCGTTCTGTCCCACTTTTGACTGAGTCGTACCTGATTGGGCGCGATCGCAGTTGTGATATTCACCTCAGTTCCCAATTTGTTTCCCGCCATCACGCAGTTCTAAACCGGAAAACCCGCAGCGATGGCACTGTGCTCTATCAAATCGTTGATGGAGACACAAAAGGACGACCCAGCGTCAATGGGCTTCTGATCAACGGCAAAAAACTGTCCATACACAACTTACAGCATGGCGACGAGGTCGTCTTTGGCCCCCAAGTGTCCGCGATCTATCAATCGCGTATTTTTCCAGCCCAAACCAACGCCGATAACTTACCCGTCATGTCCCCAGAAGACCCCTTCGACATTACGCTGATTGACCCCGCGATGATGTCCGGAGACACGGAAACGGCAAAACATCAGGACGACATCCTCCTTGACCCAGAACAAGACACCGCCTCGAATCGAAAGGATGTCTAG